In Parageobacillus sp. KH3-4, the genomic window TCCGGCATTTTGCCGTTATCGGTGACTTTTCGCTTGCGCGTCAACAATCACAATGTTTAGTTCACTTTTGGTTCCTGTTCCATTTCCCAAAGCTTTTCAAAAAACGGCTGCCCTTTAATTAATTTTTCGCATAACTGCACATGTTTATCAGACCAGCCGTATTTTGTCTCCTCGTATAAGCGTTGCCATGCCTCTTCAAACGGCATTTTTTGAATATCCGGATATTTGTGCGGCGCCCATTCCGTATACCAGTAGCGCACTTCCGCGACGTTTTTCGTCGAACGAAGTTGATCGAGCGCCATAAACAGCAGTTGTTTGAGTTGCCGCTCCTTTCGTGTAAGTCCGCTCATCCATTCAGGAGAGGGAGACAAAATATGGTATGCTTTTTCATGGACTGGCAGCGGATACGATTCCTCTTCGTGGTCAGCGGTCATTTCGTATACTTGCTGTTCTTGTCTCGGAATAAGGCGGCTTTTCCGAATCGGAATGTTATAGCCAATCGTGTCAACAGCGAGAATACCGCAGCCGTCCGTAACGACAAAACAATAATCAAGCGGGATGCGCTCATGATTTTTCCGTAAATATGCTTTTTGGTATACATCTTCAAGAAGCGGTTTCGGAATTTCCGATAAACTGTTTTCAATATAATTAAATAGCGCAGAAGACACTTTGAGAAGCGGGACTTGATCAAGCAGTTCCACTTGATCGTCCTTCCGCCATTCATGGAAATGGCACACGTTATATCC contains:
- a CDS encoding YjbA family protein yields the protein MLYLHDVWVNWFEGEENGYNVCHFHEWRKDDQVELLDQVPLLKVSSALFNYIENSLSEIPKPLLEDVYQKAYLRKNHERIPLDYCFVVTDGCGILAVDTIGYNIPIRKSRLIPRQEQQVYEMTADHEEESYPLPVHEKAYHILSPSPEWMSGLTRKERQLKQLLFMALDQLRSTKNVAEVRYWYTEWAPHKYPDIQKMPFEEAWQRLYEETKYGWSDKHVQLCEKLIKGQPFFEKLWEMEQEPKVN